The Fortiea contorta PCC 7126 genome segment TAGATTCTCATACTTTGGATATTGGGGGCCGCCAGATTACTGCTAATAAAATATTAATTGCTGTAGGTGGAGAAGCTGTAAAACCTGAAATCTCAGGAATTGAATATGCTATTACTACACGTCAGATGTTTGAAATAAAGCAGCAACCGAAGCATATTGCCATTATTGGTAGTGACCAGATAGCAGTGAAGTTTGCTGGCAGCTTGAACGGTCTGATTTCAAAAGTTACTTTAATAGTGCCTGAAGAGCGTATTTTACCAGGTCGAGATGAAGATATTAGAGCTACAGTTCAGGAAAGTATGATAAAAAATTGTATTCAAATTTTCTGCCATACTGTTGTTGAAAAAATTGAAAAAAATAAGGACTGTTTATGTTTGAGTTTGTTAGGAAATAAACAAGATATTCTAACTGTAGATACCGTTCTTTGCGCCATAGGTCGAGTTCCTAATTTAAGTGGTCTTGATTTAGAAAAAGCAGGTATTCAAGTTAAACAAGGAGCGATCGCAGTAGATGAATACAGCCGTACTACTCAGGCTAATATTTTTGCTGTTGGAGATTGCACTGACCGACCCCATTGGACTCCTGTCGCCATTGCCACAGGTCGTGCCTTTGCTGACACCGTATTTGGTAATCATCCCCGAACTGTGAATTTAGAGTGCGTTCCCTCAGTACTTTCTTCTCGACCTGAAGCGGCTACGGTTGGCTTGACTGAAGCCCAAGCGCGTGAAAAATTTGGGGAATCAATACACTGTTATTCTCAAAGGTTTCAACCTCTTTTTGATGCCATTGCTGAACCAGAACAGAAAACTCTCATTAAATTAGTAGTTGATACTAAATCAGACAGGGTACTCGGTGCTCATATGGTCGGTGAATACGCTCCTGAGATTATTCAATGTCTTGGACTTGCTATTCGGACAGGTATCACTAAAAAAGATTTTGATGCAACAATTGGTATTCATCCTTCAGCGGCGGAAGAATTTTTCACCCTACGCTAACTTTTGCTAATCATAAAGCCAAAACTCTTTGAGAAGATACGCTTTTGAAGAACTAGCTTGTTGTACATTCCAAGGTAAATATGCGTCCCAAATCAATTTTATGGATAGTTTTACTAGTACTAACTCTGGGATTAGTGCTATTAACTCCTCGTTTAGGAATAGGCCAGGAATTACCTGATTATCTTGAGAGAATTCCTAATTCTATTGCTCAAAACTCACCTTTACCTCAGCCTGCGAGCAACTCAAATATGCCCAGCATGAATATGTCTGGCATGAATGAGGCAAACTTCAAAAGTTCTGCTTGGATTGATACTGTTTTGATTGTTTGGTTTAGTCTGACAGTTCTCTCAGTAATTTATGTATCCTGGGATGCGTTCACTAGTAATCCTGAACTAACTGTAATGAAGTGGGGATGGTTGTTAGTGACTCTTTACACAGGAGTAATTGGTGCGGCACTGTACATTCTGTCTTGTAAAGAACCAGCTCCAATGCAGCATGAAGAGTTTGTCAAGCCATTGTGGAAACAGACCGTTGGTTCGACAATTCACTGTTTAGCTGGTGATGCAACGGGAATTATCGTTGCTGCCGCAATTACCATGACCCTCGGACTACCCATGTGGCTTGATGTAATTTCTGAGTATTTTTTCGGCTTTGCCTTTGGGCTGTTTGTTTTTCAATCTTTGTTTATGAAAGATATGCTGGGTGGTTCATATCTCAAAGCCGTCCGGCGTTCTTTTATGCCGGAATGGCTTTCAATGAATGCGGTGATGGCAGGAATGATTCCAGTAATGGTCATCCTGATGAGCCGTGATATGACAGCGATGGAGGCAACCTCAATTCGGTTCTGGGGCGTGATGTCTTTGGCAACTTTAGTAGGATTTGTAGTTGCTTTTCCCGTTAATATGTGGCTAGTTGCTGTTGGTCTAAAACATGGGATGGGAACCGTTCGGGCATTAGGTAAAGGTGGTCACAGTTTAGCTGCTGAAAGAGAAGAAATTACAGCAACTTCCGATAAAGTGCCTGCACCCAATGCTGATACAGACCAGTTTATGGAAGGAATGTAACCATGAAAACCCGTCGAAATATAGAGATGAATTCTTCTGCTGGCGATTTGCACGCGGGTATGTCAATGAAACCCAAAGCTACGCGATCGCAACTTCTAGCAGTGACGCTGTTAACACTATTAGCCTTAGCATTTGGTGTTTTCATCGCCGCACTCTACGGCAACTTTACCATGAGTGCTAGGAATATGCAGCCTGAGTCAATGCCAGGAATGAATATGGGCAACCAATCCATGCCTGGGATGAATATGAATAACGACAACAAGTCAATGTCTGGCATGAATATGGGTGGCACCAAATTTCCGACTCCAGTATCATCACTACCGCCTGCACCCATGAGTAGCGTCACTCAAATGAATGGTTTAGTCATGCCCCCAGGAATGATTATGACCTCTGATATGAGCATGGAAGCAATGGCAGACATGGCAGCAGTAGACTTGACAAAGATAGCCTATAGTGCTCCCGTTGATGCACGAGGGGATCAGACTCTAACACCTAAACTAGAGAATGGTGTGAAAATCTTTAACCTTGATGCTTCTTTGATCAAATGGAATATCCTACCAAACGTTCAAGTAGCTGCTTATGCTTTCAACCGTCAAGTTCCGGGGCCGCAGATTCGAGTTACTGAAGGCGATCGCGTCCGGATTGTAGTCAAGAACAACTTACCAGAATCAACCACAGTACATTGGCATGGCATGATTTTACCCAACAACATGGACGGGCCAGCCGATGTTACCCAAAAGCCAATTGCACCTGGTGCGAGCTATATCTACGAGTTTACTGTTAAGCAAGCAGGCACTTACTTTTACCACTCTCACAAAGATGTAGATCGTCAGCAAACTTTAGGGATGTACGGTGCGTTAATCATCGATCCCAAGAATAAACCAAAAACTCCTGCCTACGATCAAGACGTTTTGGTTCAGCTTCAGGAGTGGACAATAAAGCAAGGCTACACCTTTCCAGCAATGCCGATGGAAGGGCTAATGCCTAACTTCTTCACGATTAATGGTAAAGCTTATCCCTCTACTGAAACAATCAACGCCAAAATTGGTCAAAAAATCCGCTTCCGCTTTATTGGTTCAAATAATGCCTTCATCCACCCAATGCATATTCATGGCGGCCCATTCAAAATTATTGAAACAGACGGTAATCCTCTACCCGCCGTTGCCCAAATAGAAAAGGACACTATCAATGTAGCTCCCGGTGAACGCTACGACGTAATTTGGACAGCTCGCGATCAGGGTAAGTGGTTGCTACATTGCCACATTGCCCATCACGCAACAAACGACAACGTTGAGGTGGAAGGTGGGGGTGGCTTAACAATGATTATTAACGTTACCTAAATTAA includes the following:
- the gorA gene encoding glutathione-disulfide reductase — translated: MSFDYDLFVIGAGPGGVAAARQSAAHGARVLISERDQVGGTCVMHGCIPEKLMAYAASFSHVFEDADEYGWDKVSDRIDWHKFMAAKDRAIKHLSKLHIQHLEEAGVDLIWGQTKFLDSHTLDIGGRQITANKILIAVGGEAVKPEISGIEYAITTRQMFEIKQQPKHIAIIGSDQIAVKFAGSLNGLISKVTLIVPEERILPGRDEDIRATVQESMIKNCIQIFCHTVVEKIEKNKDCLCLSLLGNKQDILTVDTVLCAIGRVPNLSGLDLEKAGIQVKQGAIAVDEYSRTTQANIFAVGDCTDRPHWTPVAIATGRAFADTVFGNHPRTVNLECVPSVLSSRPEAATVGLTEAQAREKFGESIHCYSQRFQPLFDAIAEPEQKTLIKLVVDTKSDRVLGAHMVGEYAPEIIQCLGLAIRTGITKKDFDATIGIHPSAAEEFFTLR
- a CDS encoding DUF4396 domain-containing protein, with product MRPKSILWIVLLVLTLGLVLLTPRLGIGQELPDYLERIPNSIAQNSPLPQPASNSNMPSMNMSGMNEANFKSSAWIDTVLIVWFSLTVLSVIYVSWDAFTSNPELTVMKWGWLLVTLYTGVIGAALYILSCKEPAPMQHEEFVKPLWKQTVGSTIHCLAGDATGIIVAAAITMTLGLPMWLDVISEYFFGFAFGLFVFQSLFMKDMLGGSYLKAVRRSFMPEWLSMNAVMAGMIPVMVILMSRDMTAMEATSIRFWGVMSLATLVGFVVAFPVNMWLVAVGLKHGMGTVRALGKGGHSLAAEREEITATSDKVPAPNADTDQFMEGM
- a CDS encoding multicopper oxidase family protein, with the translated sequence MKTRRNIEMNSSAGDLHAGMSMKPKATRSQLLAVTLLTLLALAFGVFIAALYGNFTMSARNMQPESMPGMNMGNQSMPGMNMNNDNKSMSGMNMGGTKFPTPVSSLPPAPMSSVTQMNGLVMPPGMIMTSDMSMEAMADMAAVDLTKIAYSAPVDARGDQTLTPKLENGVKIFNLDASLIKWNILPNVQVAAYAFNRQVPGPQIRVTEGDRVRIVVKNNLPESTTVHWHGMILPNNMDGPADVTQKPIAPGASYIYEFTVKQAGTYFYHSHKDVDRQQTLGMYGALIIDPKNKPKTPAYDQDVLVQLQEWTIKQGYTFPAMPMEGLMPNFFTINGKAYPSTETINAKIGQKIRFRFIGSNNAFIHPMHIHGGPFKIIETDGNPLPAVAQIEKDTINVAPGERYDVIWTARDQGKWLLHCHIAHHATNDNVEVEGGGGLTMIINVT